In Anopheles gambiae chromosome 2, idAnoGambNW_F1_1, whole genome shotgun sequence, a single window of DNA contains:
- the LOC1276250 gene encoding protein prune homolog 2 — MSESLEDSPLSDNRMDISENTTSHGSSPPLPVEGSPDYSPVHDSGGVSVGQQPLLSHCPSDTALGNGVERSHDATSATTGATTESIAIHKLTINSAPAVVSPRLTTTITAGLTPVSSHPLMMSPTGSESDVSEFLAEAPQQQQPAGCREVTPVRNYYHYPDVVPASEQPLRLASPYANRGARTETRAANGSIAADEKRSHVAMVTPARRGKSSPAKRQPAADGSKGRATVPAATSTLDVINNVIHRDDESGGGGGGGGGLPAVPRQLGTEDMGSDFFSTDSEGGEPFDEEDVSLFHASVTPTFQSVALHASPPQSDGPSPTGGGQQRKQKHPSKSISPRLHQRRKVPLPSDLLVDDVSSMEDTLSNQSVDELQQNLVSLSPSSSILDDNGFNVDIDEDFLDLPGTPKATGSSADAGHDAVLGRSSTLPQYSAREEARDIRNWQKITLPDGKTREIDMKVIEPYKCVLSHGGYLQSGGHNAIVVFSACHLPDRSRADYHYVMNNLFLYVVKTLEQLVTEDYVLVYLHGGSSRGNVPPFPWLKKCYQLLDRRLRKSLRNLYMVHPTFWLKSVVWMARPFISSKFWRKLVYVTSLEELYKLVPVEKAAVPDKVKNYNAR, encoded by the exons ATGAG TGAAAGCTTGGAAGATAGTCCACTGTCGGACAATAGGATGGACATATCGGAGAACACGACCTCGCACGGCTCGTCGCCTCCACTGCCGGTGGAAGGGTCGCCGGACTACTCTCCAGTGCACGACTCGGGCGGTGTGTCGGTGGGGCAGCAACCGCTGCTGTCCCACTGTCCCTCCGATACGGCACTTGGCAACGGCGTAGAACGTTCGCACGATGCTACGAGCGCAACGACTGGCGCCACGACGGAATCGATAGCAATACACAAGCTGACGATAAACAGTGCGCCGGCGGTCGTATCCCCGCGGCTCACGACGACCATCACGGCCGGTCTCACGCCCGTCAGCAGCCATCCGCTGATGATGTCACCGACGGGCAGCGAATCGGACGTGTCGGAGTTTCTGGCCGAagcgccgcagcagcagcagccggccgGCTGCCGCGAGGTGACACCCGTGCGcaactactaccactacccGGACGTGGTGCCGGCGAGCGAGCAGCCACTGCGGCTGGCCAGCCCGTACGCCAATCGGGGAGCGCGCACGGAAACGCGCGCGGCGAACGGATCGATAGCAGCCGACGAGAAGCGTTCTCACGTAGCCATGGTGACGCCAGCCAGGCGTGGTAAAAGTTCGCCAGCTAAGAGGCAGCCGGCAGCGGACGGCTCGAAAGGCAGAGCGACGGTACCGGCCGCCACCTCGACGCTTGACGTTATTAACAACGTCATCCACAGGGATGACGAaagtggaggtggtggtggtggtggaggtggatTGCCTGCCGTGCCGCGTCAACTAGGTACGGAGGACATGGGATCGGATTTCTTCAGCACCGACTCGGAAGGGGGCGAACCGTTCGATGAGGAAGATGTGTCGCTGTTTCATGCTTCCGTGACGCCGACCTTTCAGTCGGTGGCCCTGCACGCTTCGCCGCCCCAGTCCGATGGACCGTCGCCGACCGGTGGTGGGCAGCAGCGGAAGCAGAAACATCCTTCGAAATCGATCTCGCCCCGGTTGCACCAGCGCCGCAAAGTTCCACTGCCGAGCGATCTGCTCGTGGACGACGTCAGCTCGATGGAGGACACGCTGTCGAACCAGAGCGTGGACGAGCTACAGCAGAACCTGGTGTCGCTGAGTCCCTCGTCCTCGATTTTGGATGACAATGGCTTCAACGTCGATATCGATGAGGATTTCCTCGACCTGCCGGGCACACCGAAAGCGACGGGATCGTCGGCGGACGCGGGCCACGATGCCGTGCTGGGCCGGTCTTCCACCCTGCCCCAGTATTCGGCCCGCGAGGAAGCGCGCGACATACGGAACTGGCAGAAGATCACGCTGCCGGATGGGAAAACGCGCGAGATCGATATGAAGGTGATCGAACCGTACAAGTGTGTGCTGTCGCACGGTGGCTACCTGCAGTCCGGTGGCCACAACGCGATCGTGGTGTTCAGTGCGTGCCATCTGCCGGATCGATCGCGGGCGGACTACCACTACGTGATGAACAACTTGTTCCTGTACGTGGTGAAAACGCTCGAGCAGCTGGTCACCGAGGACTACGTGCTGGTGTATCTGCACGGTGGCTCGAGCCGTGGCAACGTTCCTCCCTTTCCGTGGTTGAAAAA ATGTTATCAGTTGCTGGATCGTAGACTGAGAAAAAGCTTGCGCAATCTTTACATGGTGCATCCGACGTTTTGGCTAAAGAGCGTCGTCTGGATGGCGCGGCCGTTCATAAG TTCTAAATTCTGGCGAAAACTCGTGTACGTGACTTCGCTCGAGGAGCTGTACAAGCTTGTGCCGGTGGAGAAGGCAGCCGTTCCGGATAAGGTGAAGAACTACAACGCTCGGTAA
- the LOC3289999 gene encoding uncharacterized protein LOC3289999, with amino-acid sequence MHSNCRMSPFHGRPPYDRSDSVPYERQQHHRPMRPNEPPSCNRVPDTTVPSAPGTPETMCYNGATTFRANPPADGSLLSLLTSNEQPAGSYFTPPPPPPLAASISPSVGPPAPIQQPLPHDPSEQVVVKDGCIFYIRYVDEPEVPVPAEDVPVVRSNGEEFSESLPSIANELSMLLDDSAALADGGHPSLADEHSAEVTARDWINYDELPLLNQQKLQQPVPIADHVTRRSSGTARVETERCKDCHKPARASESRMTHGDVCWCSATPGMMSPLEANLSFCSPEPPTPTNAATMVPDFSYYCVECEKFFPTNECLQEHMELNHRLIDESLPVVTSIPRAAYAAPEVAGASAGYAWPCLSVVDSSNQCAKMPFFCDLCSISFNQADSYYLHNYSVHAGLHSSHYR; translated from the coding sequence ATGCATTCGAACTGCAGGATGAGTCCGTTTCATGGGCGACCACCGTACGACCGGTCGGACAGTGTACCGTACGAAAGACAGCAGCACCATCGGCCGATGCGACCAAACGAACCACCGTCATGTAACCGGGTGCCGGATACGACTGTTCCTTCCGCACCGGGGACGCCCGAAACCATGTGCTACAACGGCGCGACAACGTTTCGTGCCAATCCGCCGGCGGACGGGAGTTTGTTGAGTTTATTAACGTCCAATGAACAGCCGGCAGGAAGCTActtcacaccaccaccaccacctccactgGCAGCTTCCATTTCTCCATCGGTGGGACCACCTGCCCCCATACAGCAGCCCCTTCCACACGACCCGTCCGAGCAGGTGGTAGTGAAAGATGGTTGCATTTTCTACATCCGCTACGTCGACGAACCAGAGGTACCGGTACCGGCAGAGGACGTACCGGTTGTGCGAAGCAACGGCGAAGAGTTCTCCGAAAGTCTGCCTTCGATCGCGAACGAGCTGTCCATGCTGCTGGACGATAGTGCTGCGCTTGCCGACGGCGGGCACCCTTCGTTGGCGGACGAACACAGCGCAGAAGTGACGGCTCGCGACTGGATCAACTATGACGAGCTGCCGTTGCTGAATCAGCAAAAGCTACAACAGCCAGTCCCGATCGCCGATCATGTTACCAGACGCTCCAGCGGCACCGCTCGGGTGGAGACCGAACGCTGCAAAGATTGCCATAAGCCGGCGAGGGCGAGCGAGAGCCGAATGACGCACGGTGATGTTTGCTGGTGCAGTGCCACCCCTGGTATGATGTCACCGTTGGAAGCGAACTTGTCGTTTTGCTCCCCGGAACCGCCAACGCCAACGAACGCCGCTACCATGGTGCCTGATTTTAGTTACTACTGTGTGGAGTGTGAAAAATTTTTCCCCACGAACGAATGTCTCCAGGAGCACATGGAGCTGAATCATCGGTTGATCGACGAATCGTTGCCGGTAGTGACGTCAATACCGCGGGCGGCGTACGCTGCGCCGGAAGTGGCCGGTGCGAGCGCCGGATACGCTTGGCCCTGCCTGTCGGTCGTCGATTCTAGCAACCAGTGTGCGAAGATGCCCTTTTTCTGTGATTTGTGTAGCATATCGTTCAACCAGGCGGATAGTTACTACCTGCACAATTACAGCGTTCACGCAGGACTTCACAGTTCGCATTATAGATGA
- the LOC1276252 gene encoding uncharacterized protein LOC1276252 yields MHRQRHLSVEHSNSSFKAARSCKAAFKMQRHVMCLGLLVVLACSITGGQANPLKNRCLQFGTTSTTNTQQQNGQEFVDDYDSYDDQPEPSDEPVFEKNVSTVATCSRTAPFCYTLWTFDIVKNVTRVVVQGCWGSNDDQESCSSNECISTTETPTRHFFCCCRGDNCNGNFSYLPPPTAADGLSMRDENESITPFAPYTSIWSSPTVYICFALVAIMTLGIGGFLSCRQLPKKGTGELLEHMEPSGPGYSSNLYNVDNLKLVSMIGQGKYGTVWKGIVNEKPVAVKIFSAQHRQYFLNERDIYTVPLMESPSLLAYFGSDERRTLDDRIEYMLVLSLAPLGCLQDWLTDNSVPFSTFCRMGKSIANGLAHLHTEIRKGELVKPCICHRDLNSRNILVKSDLSCCIGDLGFALKTFGARYEYRGEITLAETKSINEVGTVRYMAPEVLEGAVNLRDCESALKQIDVYTLALVLWELANRCEDFYPEGTTVPEYRAPYEEYVGSNPNFEQMQVLVSRNKARPTFPAHFGTGLVTQIVRDTCEDCWDHDAEARLTAMCVQERLQEVAQINPRARTMPPKGCSHDDGPALEKAQLYQLESDGTAIAAMMGHQRYSPDGTIAFMTPPNQQIIPQVPPAGYREDTTGSYKYGKLSSSGGASSTTHSGAPSRSQSDEDEQHTVGRKGLAPLIQRGEGSFEGKAMPPGKGLGGSVKVMLQKTFHKNHLAGVTAPSLVRHAYDVQQKCDDTDGDRSNLVVVVETSDTCSPRNALLSEEEILMNHHNNQQQHQQQQHVQQQHVQQSGGVERPTNLDLGTGKYESNLLLHEPHSVGNVTATEGAVSARGRAKALADADFTRQSFAILDEMAVDDDGATVDEHHDPQKLRIVVSKSANAMHPPRGSRHTRQGSEASSPPPFLDDRSLKRQRSLEVFQEVFGPKGSIERLRNPSQRVKTPGDVPPSVRKVRASKTLSLYDDRMMTATVAPGSGTRLANSV; encoded by the exons ATGCATCGTCAGCGCCATCTGAGTGTCGAACACTCAAATAGCAGCTTCAAAGCTGCAAGGAGCTGCAAAGCAGCTTTCAAGATGCAAAGACACGTGATGTGTTTGGGATTGTTGGTGGTATTGGCATGTTCGATTACCGGAGGGCAAG CAAATCCACTGAAAAACCGCTGTCTACAGTTTGGGACGACGTCCACTACCaacacgcagcagcagaacgGGCAGGAGTTTGTCGACGATTACGACAGCTACGACGATCAGCCGGAACCATCGGATGAGCCCGTGTTCGAAAAGAACGTT TCCACCGTCGCCACCTGTTCCCGCACGGCACCGTTCTGCTACACGCTGTGGACGTTCGACATCGTGAAGAACGTAACGCGAGTGGTTGTGCAAG GATGCTGGGGATCGAACGACGATCAGGAATCGTGCAGCAGCAACGAGTGCATCAGCACGACGGAAACACCCACCCGGCActtcttttgctgctgcagagGCGATAATTGCAACGGCAACTTTAGCTACCTGCCGCCACCAACCGCCGCGGACGGGTTGAGCATGCGGGACGAGAACGAAAGCATTACGCCGTTCGCACCGTACACCTCGATCTGGAGCTCGCCGACGGTGTACATCTGCTTTGCGCTGGTCGCCATCATGACGCTCGGCATCGGTGGGTTCCTCAGCTGCCGCCAGCTACCGAAGAAGGGTACCGGTGAGCTGCTGGAGCACATGGAACCGTCCGGCCCGGGCTACAGCTCGAATCTCTACAACGTCGACAATCTGAAGCTTGTGTCGATGATCGGGCAGGGCAA gtaCGGGACCGTTTGGAAGGGTATCGTAAACGAGAAGCCAGTGGCGGTGAAGATCTTTTCCGCCCAGCATCGGCAGTACTTCCTCAACGAGCGTGACATCTACACGGTGCCACTGATGGAATCTCCTTCTCTATTGGCATATTTCG GATCGGACGAGCGCCGCACGCTGGACGATCGTATCGAGTACATGCTGGTGCTGTCCCTAGCCCCGCTCGGCTGCCTGCAGGACTGGCTGACCGACAACAGTGTGCCGTTCAGCACCTTCTGCCGGATGGGCAAATCGATCGCCAACGGGTTGGCCCACCTGCACACCGAGATCCGGAAGGGAGAGCTGGTGAAGCCGTGCATCTGCCACCGGGACCTGAACTCGCGCAACATTCTCGTCAAATCGGACCTGTCCTGCTGCATCGGCGATCTGGGCTTTGCGCTGAAAACGTTCGGCGCACGGTACGAGTACCGGGGCGAGATAACGCTCGCCGAGACGAAGAGCATCAACGAGGTCGGCACGGTGCGCTACATGGCGCCGGAGGTGCTGGAGGGCGCAGTGAACCTGCGCGACTGCGAGTCCGCCCTCAAGCAGATCGACGTGTACACGCTCGCGCTGGTGCTGTGGGAGCTGGCGAACCGGTGCGAAGATTTCTACCCCGAGGGCACCACCGTCCCGGAGTACCGGGCACCGTACGAGGAGTACGTCGGCTCGAACCCGAACTTTGAGCAGATGCAGGTGCTGGTATCGCGCAACAAGGCGCGACCCACCTTCCCGGCCCACTTCGGTACCGGGCTGGTGACGCAGATCGTGCGCGACACGTGCGAGGACTGCTGGGACCACGATGCGGAAGCTCGCCTGACGGCCATGTGCGTGCAGGAGCGGCTGCAGGAGGTGGCGCAGATCAACCCGCGGGCCCGCACCATGCCGCCAAAGGGCTGCAGCCACGACGATGGCCCGGCGCTGGAGAAGGCCCAGCTGTATCAGCTGGAGAGCGACGGTACGGCCATCGCCGCGATGATGGGGCACCAGCGCTACAGTCCGGACGGCACGATCGCATTCATGACACCGCCGAACCAGCAGATCATCCCTCAGGTACCGCCGGCCGGGTACCGGGAGGACACGACCGGCTCGTACAAGTACGGTAAGCTGTCGTCGTCGGGCGGTGCCAGCTCGACCACGCACAGTGGCGCACCGTCCCGCTCGCAGTCGGACGAGGACGAACAGCATACGGTCGGGCGAAAAGGACTCGCCCCACTAATACAGCGGGGGGAAGGCTCGTTCGAGGGAAAGGCAATGCCGCCCGGCAAAGGGCTGGGCGGGAGCGTGAAGGTAATGCTGCAGAAAACATTCCACAAGAATCATCTCGCGGGCGTAACCGCACCGTCGCTAGTGCGCCACGCGTACGATGTGCAACAGAAATGTGACGATACGGACGGTGATCGGTCCAACCTGGTCGTGGTGGTCGAAACCAGTGACACGTGCTCGCCGCGCAATGCATTGCTCTCAGAGGAAGAGATCCTGATGAATCATCAcaacaaccagcagcagcatcagcagcagcagcatgtgcaacagcagcacgttCAACAGTCTGGCGGTGTGGAACGTCCCACGAATCTGGACCTCGGTACGGGCAAGTACGAGAGCAACCTACTGCTGCACGAACCACATTCCGTCGGCAATGTTACCGCCACCGAAGGTGCCGTTAGTGCGCGCGGCCGAGCCAAAGCGCTTGCCGATGCAGATTTCACCAGACAGTCGTTCGCCATACTGGACGAGATGGCGGTGGACGACGACGGCGCTACCGTGGATGAACATCACGACCCGCAGAAGCTACGCATCGTCGTTTCCAAATCGGCCAATGCCATGCATCCGCCCAGAGGGTCGAGACACACCCGGCAAGGATCTGAAGCATCGTCGCCACCGCCCTTTCTGGACGATCGGTCCCTGAAGCGGCAGCGTTCGCTAGAAGTGTTTCAGGAGGTGTTCGGCCCGAAGGGTAGCATCGAGCGGCTGCGCAATCCTAGCCAGCGCGTCAAGACACCGGGCGATGTACCGCCCTCGGTGCGGAAGGTGCGTGCATCGAAGACGCTGTCGCTCTATGACGACCGGATGATGACGGCGACGGTGGCACCCGGGAGCGGAACTCGCTTAGCAAACTCCGTATAG
- the LOC5666867 gene encoding zinc finger protein 2, whose product MTVFNLLTFPNVCRACLQSVHPDQMETLDTHRPLLDGTIGTFLQDITFRLPANVLPYLPGSVCIACLEVMEFFSKYRRKMHHLHEFLVALVRVKLGDEMPLRALFESRTEQLELLFRDLDLCNATEAGVEDLLLEYDQYMIASMKQDDGESNEQGDSLEDQIALAESVQLEELVPFEESAMVDEPVILEQLVPLDDPSEEEVTPDDNSIVEDEVEEESIPAKHNEKKKRKVIQTSKRGRLKIELEVDVEKDATATDDSEGEKEKSNLDRERYQCEKCPYKSYHTVAFTMHTKKHQLNEGKVGYVCNNPFCLQLFGTVDELEQHKASNPHSRYRCEICGNELKHRVSLEVHMERHVGITRYECQYCSASFHTRTELTNHLAAIHISEDRAECVQCGAVFTSKKLLKQHLESHTLVRKFGCAVCGRPFKTQHHLNRHVKAVHTEDARFQCEHCDASYSRRDKWRMHVESFHGIQTYFVCDICVRSFDTSEALQEHRHHHEHPKKLECGTCLIVCLTQESFDRHTCITYQEDYVCCGRDFKYHMLYNKHMMSHGIKVNARVKPKTNLLLGQERAMRAAQLSKQSYRRKINKMKSSKQTSTQQRGQKYVQKGENSVEIIEIKEEELFPNDAQQHRMD is encoded by the exons ATGACCGTTTTTAATTTACTAACGTTTCCGAACGTTTGCCGTGCCTGTTTGCAGTCGGTACACCCCGATCAGATGGAGACGCTGGACACGCATCGTCCACTGCTGGACGGAACGATTGGAACCTTCCTGCAGGACATCACGTTTCGACTGCCCGCGAATGTCCTGCCCTACCTGCCTGGCTCCGTGTGCATAGCCTGTTTGGAGGTGATGGAATTTTTCAGCAAATATCGCCGAAAGATGCATCATCTGCACGAGTTCCTTGTCGCGCTGGTGCGTGTGAAGCTGGGCGATGAAATGCCGCTCAGGGCGCTGTTTGAGAGCCGAACGGAACAGCTGGAACTATTGTTTCGCGATCTCGACCTGTGCAACGCGACGGAGGCTGGCGTGGAGGATCTCTTGCTGGAGTACGATCAGTACATGATTGCTTCCATGAAGCAAGATGATGGCGAAAGCAACGAGCAGGGGGACAGCTTGGAGGACCAGATTGCACTAGCAGAGTCGGTGCAGTTGGAAGAGCTGGTCCCGTTCGAGGAATCGGCCATGGTGGACGAGCCTGTGATATTGGAACAGCTGGTGCCATTGGATGATCCATCCGAAGAAGAGGTCACTCCGGATGATAACTCGATAGTGGAAGACGAAGTAGAAGAAGAGTCGATTCCGGCAAAGCATaatgaaaagaagaaacgGAAAGTTATCCAAACAAGCAAACGCGGTCGATTGAAAATAGAGCTCGAAGTGGATGTGGAAAAGGATGCAACCGCGACGGACGATAGCGAGGGCGAGAAGGAGAAAAGCAATCTCGATCGGGAACGCTATCAGTGCGAAAAATGCCCTTACAAATCGTACCACACCGTTGCGTTCACTATGCACACGAAAAAGCACCAGCTGAACGAGGGAAAGGTCGGGTACGTGTGCAACAATCCGTTCTGCTTGCAGCTGTTTGGTACGGTGGACGAGCTAGAGCAGCACAAGGCCAGCAACCCGCACAGCCGGTACAGGTGCGAAATTTGCGGCAACGAGCTGAAGCATCGCGTCTCGCTCGAGGTGCACATGGAGCGCCACGTCGGCATCACGCGCTATGAGTGCCAGTACTGTTCGGCGTCGTTTCACACGCGCACCGAGCTGACCAACCATCTGGCCGCCATTCACATCAGCGAGGATCGGGCCGAGTGCGTGCAGTGCGGGGCCGTGTTTACGAGcaagaagctgctgaagcagcACCTGGAATCGCACACCCTGGTGCGCAAATTTGGCTGTGCGGTGTGTGGACGACCGTTCAAGACGCAGCACCATTTGAATCGACACGTGAAAGCGGTCCACACCGAGGACGCCCGGTTCCAGTGTGAGCACTGCGATGCGTCGTACAGCCGGCGGGACAAGTGGCGAATGCACGTGGAGAGCTTTCATGGG ATACAAACATACTTCGTGTGCGACATTTGTGTCCGATCGTTCGACACTAGTGAAGCACTGCAGGAGCACCGCCATCATCACGAGCATCCGAAAAAGCTGGAATGTGGCACGTGTCTGATCGTTTGCCTCACACAGGAAAGCTTCGACCGGCACACGTGCATCACGTACCAGGAGGATTATGTTTGCTGTGGGCGCGATTTTAAGTACCACATGCTGTACAACAAGCACATGATGAGCCACGGCATTAAGGTGAACGCTAGGGTAAAACCGAAGACGAATCTGCTGCTGGGACAGGAAAGGGCTATGCGAGCGGCACAATTGTCTAAGCAGAGTTATCGGCGGAAGATAAATAAG ATGAAATCTTCCAAGCAAACTAGCACGCAGCAACGTGGCCAAAAGTATGTCCAGAAAGGCGAAAACAGTGTAGAAATAATAGAAATTAAGGAAGAGGAGCTTTTCCCAAACGACGCACAGCAGCACCGTATGGATTGA
- the LOC1276254 gene encoding casein kinase II subunit alpha has translation MTLPSSARVYADVNSHKPREYWDYENYIVDWVNQDDYQLVRKLGRGKYSEVFEAIKMTSNEKCVVKILKPVKKKKIKREIKILENLRGGTNIITLLAVVKDPVSRTPALIFEHVNNTDFKQLYQTLSDYDIRYYLYELLKALDYCHSLGIMHRDVKPHNVMIDHENRKLRLIDWGLAEFYHPGQEYNVRVASRYFKGPELLVDYQMYDYSLDMWSLGCMLASMIFRKEPFFHGHDNYDQLVRIAKVLGTEDLFAYLDKYNIELDPRFNDILSRHSRKRWERFVHSENQHLVSPEGLDFLDKLLRYDHFERLTAREAMEHPYFAIIVNGQMPPPPTSSAKGGTN, from the coding sequence ATGACGCTGCCGAGCAGTGCGCGGGTGTACGCGGATGTAAATTCGCATAAACCACGTGAATATTGGGACTACGAGAACTACATCGTCGACTGGGTGAACCAGGATGACTACCAGCTAGTGCGGAAGCTGGGCCGGGGCAAGTACAGCGAGGTGTTCGAGGCGATCAAAATGACGAGCAACGAGAAGTGCGTGGTGAAGATTCTGAAGCCGgtcaagaagaaaaagatcaAGCGCGAGATCAAGATCCTGGAGAATCTGCGGGGCGGCACCAACATCATCACGCTGCTGGCGGTGGTGAAGGATCCGGTCTCCCGCACGCCGGCCCTCATCTTCGAGCATGTGAACAACACGGACTTCAAGCAGCTGTACCAAACGCTCAGCGATTACGACATCCGGTACTATCTGTACGAGCTGCTGAAGGCGCTCGACTACTGCCACAGCCTGGGCATCATGCACCGTGACGTGAAGCCACACAACGTGATGATCGATCACGAGAACCGCAAGCTGCGCCTGATCGACTGGGGCCTGGCCGAGTTCTACCATCCGGGGCAGGAGTACAACGTGCGGGTCGCGAGCCGCTACTTCAAGGGGCCGGAGCTGCTGGTCGACTACCAGATGTACGACTACTCGCTCGATATGTGGTCGCTGGGGTGCATGCTCGCGTCGATGATCTTCCGCAAGGAGCCGTTCTTCCACGGCCACGACAACTACGACCAGCTCGTGCGCATCGCGAAGGTGCTCGGCACCGAGGACCTGTTCGCCTATCTGGACAAATACAACATCGAGCTCGATCCGCGCTTCAACGACATCCTGTCGCGCCACTCGCGCAAGCGATGGGAGCGCTTCGTCCACTCGGAGAACCAGCACCTGGTGTCGCCCGAGGGGCTCGACTTTCTCGACAAGCTGCTGCGCTACGACCACTTCGAGCGCCTGACCGCGCGGGAGGCCATGGAGCATCCGTACTTTGCCATCATCGTCAACGGGCAgatgccgccaccgccgaccTCCTCCGCCAAGGGCGGCACCAACTAA
- the LOC1276256 gene encoding zinc finger protein 865, whose amino-acid sequence MDEARMHPNAGAVGRSQPMPNYDQFTPADMKKYYPPGAMANVPPNVAEGSSIPLHFASLAGLDLGKRLGQPDMYFKNPYNTESDEDGSPEAANGMHLAAAAAAAAAAAAASVTGGGAAQKTKQPRKRQSTGKRKPKLPKEESPAELALRKFPCPECPLSFKTGYHLKRHHATIHQDQRFPCTVCHTSYGRREKLRAHMELIHKIQSYFVCEICLVSYESEDLLQRHVYRHEHPKPLECATCLTPNARTSDGNYSGNHICITYQNSYECCGKDFGYHYYYNRHMLTVHNIKTNARVKIPKGTLLSQFRAMRSSRGS is encoded by the exons ATGGACGAAGCACGCATGCATCCAAACGCTGGCGCCGTGGGCAGATCACAACCAATGCCGAACTACGACCAATTCACGCCAGCCGATATGAAAAAGTATTACCCACCCGGTGCAATGGCGAATGTGCCGCCGAATGTAGCGGAAGGCTCCTCGATACCGCTACACTTTGCGTCGCTCGCCGGGCTAGATCTCGGCAAGCGGTTAGGCCAGCCGGATATGTACTTCAAAAACCCTTACAACACGGAAAGCGACGAAGATGGATCACCGGAGGCTGCCAACGGGATGCATCTggctgcggcggcggcagcggcagcagcagcagcggctgcaTCGGTCACTGGTGGCGGGGCGgcccaaaaaaccaaacaacctCGAAAACGGCAAAGTACCGGCAAGCGCAAGCCAAAGCTTCCGAAGGAGGAGTCACCGGCCGAGCTGGCGCTGCGCAAGTTCCCCTGTCCGGAGTGTCCCCTGTCGTTCAAGACGGGGTACCACCTAAAGCGCCACCATGCGACGATCCATCAGGACCAGCGGTTCCCCTGCACGGTGTGCCACACGTCGTACGGGCGGCGCGAGAAGCTTCGTGCGCACATGGAGCTCATACACAAG ATTCAAAGCTACTTCGTGTGCGAAATCTGTCTGGTTTCGTACGAAAGCGAGGATCTGCTGCAGCGACACGTGTACCGCCACGAGCACCCGAAGCCGCTCGAGTGCGCCACGTGTCTCACGCCGAACGCGCGCACGTCCGACGGGAACTACAGCGGCAACCATATCTGCATCACGTACCAGAACAGCTACGAGTGTTGTGGGAAGGATTTCGGGTACCATTACTACTACAACCGGCACATGCTGACGGTGCACAACATTAAGACGAATGCGCGGGTCAAGATACCGAAGGGCACGCTGCTGAGCCAGTTTCGCGCAATGCGCTCCTCGCGAGGATCGTga